From Paenibacillus graminis:
TTTTCCTGTGTATGCCGACCTGCTCTATATTGATGCCGGTCTTTCGCCGTCATGGAAGAATCTCCTCAGGCTGAATCCCGGTTACGCGGAAGGCTGCCGTGAAGTAAGCATGTATGATCCCGGGAAGCGGGAGATACTCTGCAGTATAGATGCCGGTCCTATGGAAGCGCTGCCGTATCGTGCTAGGAACGGGAGATTGGTTATTCATGGCGGCGGCTGGGGAATCGGAACCTTCCGCGAGAAGTTCGATGCACTGGAGTCGGCAGGATATGAGCTGGATATCGCTGCTTACAGTTCTCAGGAGATTGGAGGGGCCATTCATGGAAGACGTTATTATATGAACGACCCGGAGTGGCGGACCTGGCTGCGTGACAGCAGCGGACGGTATACCTTCCCGCCTTTTGCAGAGGTAACCGGTAAACAGGCAGACCACTTTCCGCCTTGCCGTCACTACCAGGAGGGGATGTTTGGGGTCATCCGGCAGGCATCTGCTGTAATCAGCAAGCCGGGAGGAGGGGCCTTGATTGATTCATTGGCTTCAGGCACTCCGCTGGTGCTGCTGGACCCTTTTGGCCCACATGAGAAGATCAACAGCGATCTGTGGGTAGAGCTTGGTTACGGTATCCGTTACGGGGAGTGGGCCGAGACAGGCTTTGACCGGGAGGAATTGCGCAAGCTGTCGGACAACCTCCAGGCAGCCAGAGCCCGATATCCAGATTATGCCGCAAGTTATGCGGAACAATTATCCGCAGCAGAAGGGAGAAGCTAATGCAGCCTACCAGCAGAGTGAACCTGGATGCCAAATCCTTTGAGGCTTTGAAACGCACGATCAAGAATGTTGTGGTTCCCCACAGAGAACGCAAACATGATCCCGGTTTCAAAACCGTTATGCCGGAAATTATGTCACTGAAGCTGACCAACCGCTGTAATCTCCGCTGCAAGCATTGCTACCAATGGAATGAATCCGGCTATCATCATGATATGGACACCGCCGAGCAGAATCTGGATATGGATTTGGAGATGATCCAGAGGCTTTTGGAGGAAACGGATGAAGCACAGTCCCGTCTGTATTTATGGGGAGGCGAACCGCTCTTTCACCGGAGTACCAAGCAAATCCTGGAACTGCTGAAAGAGCATCCCCGGGATACAACGATCTGTACCAATGCTTATCTGATTCATAAGTATGAAGAAGAGCTGTGTGCGATCTCGGACAATCTGGAGCTGCTGATTCCGATAGAGGGGTTCGAGGAGGAGCATGATTATCTGCGCGGCAAAGGATCGTTTCACAAAGTGATCGAGAACGTCGAACGGCTGCTTGAACTGCGCAGGCAAGGCCGCTTCCGCGGCCGGATCTCTGTGCATAATGTGATTAATGATAATATGATCGGCAGATTGTATGAGCTGGTGGAATTTTTTGAGCAAAAGGGGGTTGATCTGGTGCTGCTCTGCTTCCCCTGGTATATTTCTGCAGAAACCAGCCTGGAAATGGACCGCTTCTACGATGAACACTTCCAGTGGCTGGGGGAGCTTGCGCCGGATCACCGGAGCAGCTGGCATGCTTTCAAGTATCATATTAAGCCAGACAACGTCACCAAGCTAACCGAGGATCTGAAACGGATC
This genomic window contains:
- a CDS encoding radical SAM/SPASM domain-containing protein, which produces MQPTSRVNLDAKSFEALKRTIKNVVVPHRERKHDPGFKTVMPEIMSLKLTNRCNLRCKHCYQWNESGYHHDMDTAEQNLDMDLEMIQRLLEETDEAQSRLYLWGGEPLFHRSTKQILELLKEHPRDTTICTNAYLIHKYEEELCAISDNLELLIPIEGFEEEHDYLRGKGSFHKVIENVERLLELRRQGRFRGRISVHNVINDNMIGRLYELVEFFEQKGVDLVLLCFPWYISAETSLEMDRFYDEHFQWLGELAPDHRSSWHAFKYHIKPDNVTKLTEDLKRINSNTWHNTRIRYQPGLDFDEIEDFVAGKPMASRSTSKCLALSTRVDIAPNGMVSACKFFGELSIGNVNEQSLTEIWNSDRYDRLRRILDEGLSPACSKCNVLYLNTYAALTHV